In Lentilactobacillus sp. SPB1-3, the sequence TGAATAAGGTTGATCCAAGACGACCGGCTTCTTTATCTAAAAAAGATATTTCCATTTTGCGGAATGATTTGAAATATTCCGGAGTCATTGCCTCTGACAGTTTACAAATGGGTGCAGTCAGTGATTACGCTAATAAGTATCATATTTCCAGAGATGTGGTGGCGTTTGAGGCTGGCAATGATATCTTGTTATCCAATGATTATCAGAACGGAATTTCAGAAATTAAGCGGGCTGTAAAGCAGAATAAAATTTCTATGAACCAACTTGACCGATCAGTTGAGAGAATTCTTTATATGAAACACAAAATTGGCTTGAAAATTAGTTAAATATGTACAAAAAAAGGTTCGGGGAAATTCCCGAACCTTTTTAATAGTAATAATTAAATTACATTGACCAAGCAGCAAGACCTTGTTGCTTGTAAAGACTTACAGCGGCGTTAACTTGTTCTTGAACAGAACCGCCACTAATGTGCATGTTTTGGAATAAACCGTAGGCACCAGATGAACTGTTACGAACTGATGGTTGCCAGTTTGATTCACGGTTGATGATGTAGTTCCAAGTTGATGCAGAAACACCAGTTCTTGAAGCCATTTCGCTTAACACTGCGCTCTTTGAGCTACCGTAGTTAGTAGTTGATTGAGTAGCAGTTGCTGATTGTGCATTAGTTTGTGCAGGTTGTTGAGCAACTGTTGTGTTGTTAGTTGCTGCAGGTTGAGCAGCTGCTGTAGTTGTTCCATCAGGAATGATTAGAGTTTGTCCTGGAAGGATCAAGTGGTTTTGAATGTGGTTAGCATTTTCAACAGCATCAATAGTTGAGCCAAATTGTTGAGAGATAGCCCAAACTGAGTCACCAGATTTAACGGTGTAGTTAGTTGATGCATCGGCATTAGCTGAACCAGCTAAGAATAAACCAAGGGCAGCAGCAGTAGTTGCAAGTAATGTAGTAACTAATTTCTTCAAATGAGTACACTCCTATAATTAATTAAGTTTAGTTTTTAAATCTATATTTGATTGCTTTGTCTCAATCAATAAACCATAGTTTACACGGTAAGTGTTACTAACAAATAGCGCCGAAGTTAAGAGATAAAGTCACAAAACGGGGTTATTTTACAGTCGAGTAATAAATGTAACGGTTAATCATGGTTGAAATAGCATAATATTCGCGTGGTGACGGGACTTACAATTTATATTCAAATATGCATTTCAATACAATGTTACATAATGGTTTCCATAAGCGTAACATTAAGTGATTTGTTGAAATGATTAGGTTACAAAAAAGGATTCCTACTGAAATCGTAGGAATCCTTTTTAATTTAATGATTAATGCAAATAACCTAAAAGGTTAGATTACATTGACCAAGCAGCTAAACCTTGTTGCTTGTAAAGACTTACGGCAGCATTAACTTGGTCCTGAACAGAACCGCCACTAATGTGCATGTTTTGGAATAAACCGTAGGCACCAGATGAACTGTTACGAACGGATGGTTGCCAATTTGATTCACGGTTAATGATGTAGTTCCAAGTTGATGCAGAAACACCAGTTCTTGAAGCCATTTGACTCAATACGGCACTCTTAGAACTACCGTAGTTAGTAGTTGATTGACTTGCAGCTGGTTGGCTGTAAGTTTGAGTTTGTTGAGTATTAGTAGTTTGTGCAGGTTGTTGAGCAACAGCGGTATTGTTAGTTGCTGCAGGTTGAGCAGCTGCTGTAGTTGTGCTTGTTCCATCAGGAATGATTAAAGTTTGTCCTGGGAGGATCAAGTCGTTTTGGATGTTGTTAGCATTTTCGATAGCGTTGATAGTTGAATCGAATTTTTGTGAGATGGCCCAAACTGAGTCACCTGACTTAACAGTATAGTTTGTTGATGCGTCAGCGTTAGCTGATCCAGCAAAGAACAAACCAAGAGCAGCAGCAGTAGTTGCGAGTAATGTAGTAACTAATTTCTTCAAATGAGTACACTCCTATAAAAATAAATTCTGGACAAGTAATTTATTAACTTGCCTCTTCATATACAACAGTCGCCATACTACTATGGATTTATTACTGCCAAATATCTGTAAAGTTAAGAGATGAAGTCATAAACCGAAGTTTTTTTACAGGCGAGTAACACTTGTAATATAAAATACACAATTAATGTTTATAATTACGATTAGAAAAGTTAGCTCTGCGGAATTCTGAGAATAACTTTTGGTAAGTTTTCATATTACATAATTTACTAGATTTTCCCAGATGTCATATAAAAATACTTGCCAAACTAAGTTTACAGTTGTAGACTTTAGTAAATCGAACGAATATTTTAAATATGAGAGGTGAATTTGAATGATTGATGCTAAAAATGTCACTATTTCTGATTCTGAGTGGACAGTAATGCGGGTAATCTGGACTTTACATCAAGTTACCAGTCGACAACTGATCGATATGATGCACGAAACTCAAGGATGGTCCGATTCAACTACCAAAACTCTATTAGCCAGATTGATCAAAAAAGAGGCGGTTAAACAAATTGGTGAACACCGACCATTCGTATTCGAACCAGCAGTTACAGAAAAAGAGTCAATGGCAACTGCTGCAATTGATCTATTTGATCGCATGTGTGCTATGCGTGCCGGTGAGACTATTGAACAAGTAATTAATAGTAGGGAATTATCAAAAGATGATATTAAACAACTGCAAGAACTGTTGGCTGCTAAGGCAGCAACGGCTCCTGAGATGGTTGAATGTAATTGTCTTCCAGATGGAAATAGTGATTGTTGTGAGGTGAATGACAATGAAGAATAATCAACATAATGAAATGGAACACGAGATGAATCATGAACAAATGAAAATGGATCATACAGATATGGATGGGATGCACGACCATATGAATATGGATTCAGATGACATGATGATGCACGGTGGGCATATGATGCACATGGGGAATTTAAAGCAAAAATTTTGGATTTCAGTGATTTTAGCGATTCCGGTTTTGTTTTTAGCCCCTATCATGGGACTTGAAAGACCAATTATTAATGCTGGTAATCCATTGCTAGTCGGTATCATTGTGTTAATGTTTGATGCTGCACTTTATTTTTATGGTGGAGAACCATTTCTAAAGGGTGCCAAATCCGAGCTACAAAGCAAAGAACCGGCGATGATGACTCTGATTGCTTTGGGAATTTCGGTATCTTTCTTCTATAGTATTTACTCATTTATTGCGAATAACTTTACGCATGCAGATCACGTTATGGACTTTTCGTTTGAATTGGCCACATTGATTTTGATTATGTTATTAGGTCACTGGATTGAAATGAATGCAGTCATGGGTGCTGGGAATGCTTTGGAAAAAATGGCTGCTCTTTTACCTAAGACTGCTCATCTAGTTGCTGATGATGGTCAAACTACTGAAGTTGCGGTTAGTGAACTTAAAGTCGGCCAATCTGTAAAGGTGAATGCTGGCGAAAGCATTCCGGCTGATGGTGAAATTACTGAGGGAACAACCACGGTCAATGAATCATTAATTACTGGTGAGTCTGAGGCGGTTGAAAAGAATAATGGTGATAAAGTCATTGGTGGTGCGACAAACAACGATGGCACGATTGTTGTTAAAGTTACTGGAACCGGTGATTCTAGTTATTTATCACAAGTTATGGATATGGTTAAAAACGCGCAACAATCAAAATCAAGCGCTGAAAGTAAGGCCGACATGGTTGCCAGATACTTATTTTATGCAGCTACTGGTGTCGGTCTGATTGCCTTCTTTGCCTGGTTGCCTCAAGGATTACCAGTTGCGTTGAATCGACTAGTGACCGTGTTGGTAATTGCATGTCCCCATGCATTAGGTGTCGCAATTCCATTAGTTGTTGCTAGATCAACTTCAATTGGTGCTCAAAATGGTTTGTTGATTAGAAATCGTCAAGCTATTGAAGCTAGTCAAAAAATTACTCATGTCTTATTGGATAAAACCGGAACATTAACTGAGGGTCAATTCAAAGTTAACGCCTTGGTACCAACTACTGACGTTACTAAAGACGAATTGTTGAGGGATTTATCTGCATTGGAAAGTAATTCAAACCATCCATTGGCTCAAGCAATTGTCAGTTACGCTAATGATGTATTGGGCAAAGTTGATTCGGCCAGCGATGCTAAGAATATCCCTGGAGTTGGTAT encodes:
- a CDS encoding LysM peptidoglycan-binding domain-containing protein, which produces MKKLVTTLLATTAAALGLFFAGSANADASTNYTVKSGDSVWAISQKFDSTINAIENANNIQNDLILPGQTLIIPDGTSTTTAAAQPAATNNTAVAQQPAQTTNTQQTQTYSQPAASQSTTNYGSSKSAVLSQMASRTGVSASTWNYIINRESNWQPSVRNSSSGAYGLFQNMHISGGSVQDQVNAAVSLYKQQGLAAWSM
- a CDS encoding LysM peptidoglycan-binding domain-containing protein; this encodes MKKLVTTLLATTAAALGLFLAGSANADASTNYTVKSGDSVWAISQQFGSTIDAVENANHIQNHLILPGQTLIIPDGTTTAAAQPAATNNTTVAQQPAQTNAQSATATQSTTNYGSSKSAVLSEMASRTGVSASTWNYIINRESNWQPSVRNSSSGAYGLFQNMHISGGSVQEQVNAAVSLYKQQGLAAWSM
- a CDS encoding CopY/TcrY family copper transport repressor; its protein translation is MIDAKNVTISDSEWTVMRVIWTLHQVTSRQLIDMMHETQGWSDSTTKTLLARLIKKEAVKQIGEHRPFVFEPAVTEKESMATAAIDLFDRMCAMRAGETIEQVINSRELSKDDIKQLQELLAAKAATAPEMVECNCLPDGNSDCCEVNDNEE
- a CDS encoding heavy metal translocating P-type ATPase, with product MTMKNNQHNEMEHEMNHEQMKMDHTDMDGMHDHMNMDSDDMMMHGGHMMHMGNLKQKFWISVILAIPVLFLAPIMGLERPIINAGNPLLVGIIVLMFDAALYFYGGEPFLKGAKSELQSKEPAMMTLIALGISVSFFYSIYSFIANNFTHADHVMDFSFELATLILIMLLGHWIEMNAVMGAGNALEKMAALLPKTAHLVADDGQTTEVAVSELKVGQSVKVNAGESIPADGEITEGTTTVNESLITGESEAVEKNNGDKVIGGATNNDGTIVVKVTGTGDSSYLSQVMDMVKNAQQSKSSAESKADMVARYLFYAATGVGLIAFFAWLPQGLPVALNRLVTVLVIACPHALGVAIPLVVARSTSIGAQNGLLIRNRQAIEASQKITHVLLDKTGTLTEGQFKVNALVPTTDVTKDELLRDLSALESNSNHPLAQAIVSYANDVLGKVDSASDAKNIPGVGITGKINGEEFTIVNAKYLVEHQIQFDESAADEWATKGNSVSFLIKQDKVLGMVAEGDTIKPGAQKLIDGLKKRGITPVMLTGDNPKSAAHVAEILGITEFVGGLLPEDKQSKVAEYQANGNHVIMVGDGVNDAPSLAAAEIGIAIGAGTDVAIDSADVILVKSEPSDILRFLDLAKITNRKMVQNLWWGAGYNIVAIPLAAGVLAFAGIILDPAVGAILMALSTVVVAINAMGLTANKINN